A single window of Stigmatopora nigra isolate UIUO_SnigA chromosome 22, RoL_Snig_1.1, whole genome shotgun sequence DNA harbors:
- the LOC144215906 gene encoding PDZ domain-containing protein 2-like isoform X2, with amino-acid sequence MPISQDNALSILSLLKEWLGTHAEKSHRNDVSHLESCVGKPCDQNGETEQGCNNIYMKNEDVENLSLCLPAIQKLVEYIKFNFIEDYSASSSDLSSDNEGSDVEVHAISIQKNEGDPSEFGLSFGNIPIFGDPDGKKKGGPRRRRDQSPIMHVGCIWVTEVRKGSPATCCGKIKLRDELLSLNGQLMVGVDVSGASYLADQCWNGGYIYLVLLRRVKRKAPLPPHGCPSSPIGYDGLGDQSPCFPPADSFDSPVTCKRTRKLGVISRSPGKRDANSDTDSEFQSYCSDISSGFADGICPSKEKTEDMFSTRMSAEEGHGTLPHAKFTHHHRRNGGTATLPIRSHSQVLESKKDSFCSTLPNQPKEGCHIWKMHLVKGQEGLGIQITGGRGSKRSPHGINITHIEEGGTIHRDGRLQAGDELLMINGQSLVGLTHQEAVCILRASTGLVQLVVASREESDVGFQQHPSTSLPDLLTNLEKLEDTCQKEAVRGSSCSLAPTKLCSQSQSGSCRLESVGEDDELFLENSVSRCDVTPKASKPGRRKHSLPQQLDTAVDRQDYQIIKKSARSLSTVQVESPWRLAQPSIISSIVLMKGQGKGLGFSIVGGQDSARGQMGIFVKTIFSHGAAAADGRLKEGDEILEVNGESLQGLTHQQAIQAFKQLKKGVVTLTIRTRLRSPSLTPCATPSVRSRSSSPNSNTSEGTPVPFGADETDSQRSSGPGPKDCIIMEVTLDKEPGVGLGIGVCFLTPENSAPGIYIHSLALGSVAKMDGRLSRGDQILEVDSVSLRFAALSEAYAILSECGPGPVSLIISRHPNPKISEQEMDHFIAQSTHKGKMNKRHSSHSQGISCKGDGSPALSWTMKRFLEPASRGSLSSEKELSQYFSSDISSQSCSAKSVGSTADEAHHQGADVECDTMYNASKDKSSPLSSQSKNAVNLSIVVSDRNSARSPLLHQRGVIQEDKMGKEEDSTTGVAALSLDGDDNAHFWGERQTTLLYSGSKEGYTDTYKLPESPFMPIRCPSKQKLAEIDDRIAFQHPPETGEKASTLVKSVSCPEAADFTEQQNNSARGPSPSAKKSMTSSVLLDDHHYPKGTDIEGFGVCKVHTVTLTRKKDESFGLDLEIISSPLKVVINGLKPGGAAERESNGVLGPGDEIVTIADKRVSSCSYQELCELMHNLPTTMSLEVKKPLSAVDGLSTITEFSGSSDKDTGFNPDNPQPLHAKIVESENNPHINNESPTPVTNIDDILSEMILHSTCSTTPQENMLEKPSNSQDSFLVDGGNVKGSPAHVNPLHQNNTCIANELHPETLNAVHQEKVSDIPQDSNSSDNLTCNNVKLGKLASVGQHFQVPSSKGNTFEPDSSKNQNPVDNIYLKTSPNRVLSSQHASQNKNLDKTTDMFLSSIDLIKHESLLLSQSTAVSATKKPSLSSPSLSPVEYQNSAIEPESVQRQDSEANKSRSLSPPDCSIIRNSPTMLSDGALLNSEKTNIPTTYISSTVQSKTMMNKEKTPECRPNRIQNINPSNNTQSKHQHEDPNDDEFQVETQITPDNGFKEKVQRIKRESAKVGTLQNHTKSDTSVVSSGNKNDFRNQSTNLMAGKTLTPILKIKNTLNKNSVTLSTLSVRKTMHDLSDDIFGTVVPNKKDINLETKTTSDPKTLSHSPATQRTFIEVQLSSSSCASPVRAKKLTVEVQNPAATQKHTESKSTPVPPTCNSIVGPTNQTDKRPCKDPKTDTQPIENPKSGTPKLYKKTILRRSFVPDPPFSVDYNPFSVQHKIKSFENLALLDKPLSKGSDIHSYASAYRASLNQRIAGYMGLIKCPDERVQHHRFSSFEDTLLSTTSYSSPRSQSSVTLKNLDPPVCAKHNLVSEVQNIPDVAPETPPVVRRKNARLFRNQLRQARALSMPELGKLFTCDLLSKRDDSIDEPEDNVASAAPETMCSSSSPPLQTKVEMTKRKQRNIGSTEETTEKTILKQCQQSEPSWSIRLKDLNAPSSSQSKLQALHMATTNTPTLLVETNNYIEANGQAQLVVLHKEEGSGLGFSIAGGSDLEQKTITVHRVFSKGAASLEGTILRGDRIISINGTRLDGKTHGEAVSCLHQAKLSMQASVVICRHMVSEKNPLEKLDSTGQPQMRLSATKMSLQKSTGPNGALKVELHKTGAGLGFSLDGGKSSSTGDKPLTVKRIFKGGAADLSGVLEVGDEVLSINGFSLEGLMHHDAWKILKETNEGPNHLVIRKLGDRL; translated from the exons ATGCCCATATCCCAGGACAATGCCCTCAGCATCCTTTCACTTCTCAAGGAATGGCTTGGAACTCATGCCGAGAAATCGCACCGCAATGATGTCTCCCATCTGGAAAGTTGCGTCGGCAAG ccCTGTGACCAGAATGGAGAAACAGAACAAGGTTGCAATAATATTTACATGAAGAATGAAGACGTGGAGAACTTGTCCCTTTGTCTGCCTGCCATTCAGAAACTAGTCGAATACATAAAGTTCAACTTCATAGAGGATTACTCCGCTTCATCTAGCGACCTATCCTCCGACAACGAAGGGTCAGATGTTGAAGTTCACGCTATTTCAATCCAGAAAAATGAAGGTGACCCATCCGAATTTGGTCTCAGCTTTGGAAACATTCCAATTTTTGGAGATCCCGATGGAAAAAAGAAAGGTGGACCGAGGAGGAGGCGAGACCAGAGTCCAATCATGCATGTGGGATGCATCTGGGTGACCGAAGTAAGAAAGGGAAGCCCGGCAACCTGCTGTGGCAAAATCAAATTAAGAGATGAACTCTTATCCCTGAATGGACAGCTCATGGTGGGCGTGGATGTTAGTGGAGCCAG TTATTTGGCGGATCAGTGCTGGAATGGAGGCTATATTTACCTTGTCCTGTTGCGGAGAGTGAAGCGAAAAGCTCCTCTCCCTCCCCACGGCTGTCCGAGTTCGCCCATCGGTTACGACGGCCTCGGCGACCAGTCGCCGTGTTTTCCACCCGCCGACTCTTTTGACAGTCCCGTGACGTGCAAACGTACACGCAAACTTGGTGTCATTTCACGGTCGCCCGGCAAAAGAGATGCCAACAGCGATACGGACTCTGAATTTCAGAGTTATTGTAGCGACATTAGCTCTGGCTTTGCCGATGGAATCTGCCCCTCCAAGGAGAAAACGGAGGATATGTTCTCCACGCGGATGTCTGCAGAGGAAGGCCACGGCACCTTACCTCATGCCAAATTTACGCACCACCATCGCCGCAATGGAGGAACCGCCACGCTGCCTATAAGGAGTCACAGTCAAGTGTTGGAAAGCAAAAAGGATTCTTTCTGCAGCACGCTTCCCAATCAA CCAAAGGAGGGCTGCCACATCTGGAAAATGCACCTGGTTAAAGGTCAAGAGGGTTTAGGCATACAGATAACTGGGGGGCGCGGATCCAAACGCTCCCCCCATGGGATTAACATCACTCATATTGAGGAGGGAGGAACCATTCACAG GGATGGTCGTCTTCAAGCTGGGGATGAGTTGCTTATGATTAATGGTCAGTCACTAGTGGGTCTTACTCATCAAGAGGCCGTTTGTATCCTCCGCGCTTCCACTGGTCTTGTCCAGCTCGTCGTTGCCAGCCGG GAAGAATCTGATGTAGGTTTCCAACAGCATCCATCCACGAGTTTGCCCGATCTG TTGACTAACCTGGAGAAACTAGAAGACACATGCCAAAAAGAGGCCGTCAGAGGATCGAGTTGCAGTCTTGCACCCACAAAGCTTTGCAGTCAATCCCAGA GTGGCAGCTGTCGTTTGGAGTCGGTTGGTGAAGATGATGAGCTCTTTCTGGAGAACAGTGTGAGCCGTTGCGATGTCACACCCAAGGCCTCAAAGCCAGGCAGACGTAAACACTCCTTACCGCAACAGCTGGATACCGCTGTAGATAGACAG GATTATCAGATCATTAAGAAATCAGCACGTTCGTTAAGCACCGTTCAAGTGGAATCACCATGGCGACTGGCACAACCATCAATTATCTCCAGCATAGTACTAATGAAAGGCCAAGGGAAG GGCCTTGGATTCAGTATTGTTGGTGGTCAGGATTCAGCTCGTGGTCAAATGGGAATTTTTGTCAAGACTATTTTCTCTCATGGCGCTGCAGCTGCTGACGGTCGCCTAAAAGAGg GAGATGAGATTTTAGAGGTAAATGGAGAGTCTCTCCAAGGACTGACACATCAACAAGCCATCCAGGCTTTCAAG CAACTGAAAAAAGGCGTTGTGACTCTAACAATTCGAACTCGCCTTCGAAGCCCCAGTCTTACACCCTGTGCAACCCCAAGTGTGCGTAGCCGATCCAGCTCCCCCAATTCTAACACCAGTGAGGGAACACCAGTTCCCTTTGGAGCTGATGAGACTGATAGCCAGAGGAGTTCTGGTCCTGGTCCAAAAGACTGCATCATTATGGAGGTCACACTTGATAAAG AGCCTGGTGTTGGCCTGGGGATCGGAGTTTGTTTTCTTACCCCAGAAAACTCTGCTCCTGGCATCTACATCCATAGTTTAGCCCTGGGATCTGTTGCCAAAATGGATGGCCGGCTGAG CCGGGGGGATCAGATCTTGGAGGTGGATTCCGTCAGTCTTCGTTTCGCTGCCCTCAGTGAAGCCTACGCCATTCTCAGTGAATGCGGCCCTGGACCCGTCAGTCTCATCATCAGTCGGCACCCTAATCCTAAA ATATCAGAGCAAGAGATGGATCATTTCATAGCTCAATCCACACACAAAGGCAAAATGAACAAGAGACATTCATCTCATTCTCAAg GCATTTCCTGTAAAGGCGATGGATCACCTGCTCTAAGCTGGACCATGAAGAGATTTCTGGAGCCCGCAAGTAGG GGCTCACTCAGCTCAGAGAAAGAGTTATCGCAGTACTTCTCATCGGATATTTCCAGCCAATCGTGCTCGGCCAAATCAGTGGGCTCGACTGCAGATGAAGCCCACCATCAAG GAGCTGATGTAGAATGTGACACCATGTACAATGCATCGAAAGACAAGAGCAGTCCTCTATCCAGTCAGTCGAAGAACGCAGTCAACTTGTCCATTGTTGTGTCTGATCGCAACTCGGCACGAAGCCCACTTCTCCATCAGCGAGGAGTCATTCAAGAGGATAAGATGGGAAAAGAGGAGGACTCAACAACAGGTGTTGCAGCGTTATCCCTGGATGGCGACGACAACGCTCACTTCTGGGGCGAGAGGCAGACAACACTGCTATACAGCGGTAGCAAAGAAGGCTATACAGATACCTATAAGCTACCCGAGTCTCCCTTTATGCCAATCCGTTGCCCCTCCAAGCAGAAATTAGCAGAAATAGATGACCGCATTGCTTTTCAGCATCCCCCCGAGACAGGAGAGAAAGCATCGACGCTAGTTAAAAGCGTATCATGTCCTGAAGCTGCAGATTTCACAGAGCAGCAAAACAACAGCGCTCGTGGGCCTTCAccaagtgcaaaaaaatcaatgacgtCAAGTGTCCTGCTGGATGATCACCACTATCCCAAGGGAACTGATATTGAGGGGTTTGGTGTTTGCAAGGTTCACACTGTGACTCTGACAAGAAAGAAAGATGAATCTTTTGGGCTGGACTTGGAGATTATATCATCCCCTCTGAAAGTTGTCATCAATGGGTTAAAGCCTGGGGGTGCAGCAGAAAGA GAATCAAATGGAGTATTGGGTCCGGGTGATGAGATTGTAACTATTGCTGATAAACGGGTGAGCTCCTGTAGCTACCAGGAATTATGTGAACTCATGCATAACCTTCCAACAACAATGTCTTTGGAAGTTAAGAAGCCTCTTTCAG CTGTAGATGGGCTCTCCACAATAACCGAGTTCTCCGGGAGCAGTGACAAAGACACCGGATTCAACCCAGACAATCCGCAACCATTACATGCCAAGATAGTTGAATCTGAAAACAACCCCCACATAAACAATGAAAGTCCAACTCCAGTCACCAACATTGATGATATTCTGTCTGAAATGATCCTCCATTCCACTTGCAGCACCACCCCCCAAGAAAATATGCTTGAGAAACCTTCAAATTCACAAGATTCTTTTTTAGTGGATGGAGGAAACGTAAAGGGGAGCCCTGCACATGTGAACCCACTTCATCAAAATAACACTTGCATTGCAAACGAATTACACCCTGAAACGCTTAATGCTGTGCATCAAGAGAAAGTCTCCGATATACCCCAAGACAGCAACTCCAGTGACAACTTGACATGTAACAATGTCAAGCTTGGCAAATTGGCCAGTGTCGGTCAACATTTTCAGGTGCCATCCTCAAAAGGGAACACATTTGAGCCTGATTCCAGTAAGAACCAGAATCCTGTTGACAATATATACCTCAAAACCTCACCTAATAGAGTTTTGTCGTCGCAGCACGCCagccaaaacaaaaacctgGATAAGACTACCGATATGTTTCTCAGTTCTATAGACTTGATCAAGCACGAATCCTTATTGCTTTCCCAATCAACAGCTGTCTCAGCCACCAAGAAGCCAAGCCTGTCATCTCCTTCATTGTCACCTGTTGAGTATCAGAATTCCGCCATTGAGCCAGAATCCGTCCAACGTCAAGATTCGGAGGCAAACAAATCTAGAAGCCTTTCCCCACCGGATTGCAGTATCATCCGGAATAGCCCTACAATGTTGTCTGATGGTGCCTTGCTCAactcagaaaaaacaaacattcctaCCACTTATATTTCATCTACAGTACAGTCAAAAACTATgatgaacaaagaaaaaacccCGGAGTGTAGACCAAACCGAATCCAAAATATAAACCCCAGCAACAACACACAGTCAAAACATCAGCATGAAGATCCAAATGATGATGAATTTCAAGTTGAAACTCAGATCACACCTGACAATGGGTTTAAAGAAAAGGTTCAAAGAATAAAGAGGGAAAGCGCTAAAGTTGGAACATTGCAAAATCATACCAAATCTGACACTTCAGTTGTTTCATCAGGCAATAAAAATGACTTCCGTAACCAGTCTACAAACCTCATGGCAGGAAAAACATTGACTCCCATTTTGAAAATCAAAAACACACTCAACAAAAACAGTGTCACTTTATCCACACTCAGCGTAAGAAAGACTATGCATGATTTATCAGATGACATATTTGGAACGGTTGTTCCCAACAAAAAAGACATCAATTTAGAGACCAAAACAACATCAGACCCAAAGACATTGTCTCACTCGCCCGCCACTCAGAGAACATTTATCGAAGTTCAGTTGTCTTCTTCATCTTGCGCGTCACCCGTGCGGGCAAAAAAGTTGACCGTCGAAGTACAAAATCCTGCAGCAACTCAAAAACACACAGAATCCAAATCAACACCCGTACCACCAACTTGTAACTCCATTGTAGGCCCAACAAATCAAACTGATAAAAGACCATGTAAAGACCCAAAGACTGACACCCAACCCATTGAAAACCCAAAATCCGGTACACCCAAACTGTACAAGAAGACAATACTAAGGCGAAGCTTTGTCCCAGACCCTCCCTTTTCGGTTGACTACAATCCCTTCTCTGTCCAACACAAGATTAAGTCCTTTGAAAATCTGGCTCTCCTCGACAAGCCTTTGTCTAAAGGTAGTGACATTCACTCCTACGCTTCAGCATACAGGGCCTCCCTGAACCAAAGGATTGCGGGCTACATGGGCTTGATCAAATGTCCTGACGAGAGGGTACAACACCACCGTTTTAGCTCCTTTGAAGACACCTTATTGTCTACCACATCCTACTCGTCACCGAGATCGCAGTCAAGTGTCACATTGAAAAATCTTGACCCTCCAGTATGTGCTAAGCACAACCTTGTCTCTGAAGTACAAAACATTCCCGATGTTGCCCCCGAGACGCCGCCAGTGGTGCGTCGAAAAAACGCCAGACTTTTCCGAAACCAGTTGCGGCAAGCCAGAGCTCTCAGCATGCCTGAATTGGGGAAACTATTCACGTGTGATTTGCTGAGCAAAAGAGATGATTCAATTGATGAACCTGAGGACAACGTCGCTTCAGCTGCCCCAGAAACTATGTGCTCTTCTTCATCGCCTCCACTCCAAACAAAAgtggaaatgacaaaaagaaagcaaagaaaCATTGGATCTACTGAAGAAACAACTGAGAAAACCATCCTTAAACAATGTCAACAGTCGGAGCCATCTTGGAGTATCAG GTTAAAAGATCTAAACGCTCCTTCTTCGAGTCAGTCAAAGTTGCAAGCACTTCACATGGCTACAACAAACACTCCTACTCTACTCGTGGAAACAAACAATTACATAGAG GCTAACGGACAGGCTCAGCTTGTGGTCCTTCACAAAGAGGAAGGTTCAGGACTTGGTTTTAGTATTGCTGGTGGAAGTGACCTGGAGCAGAAGACAATCACC GTTCATCGGGTCTTTAGTAAAGGAGCAGCCAGCTTAGAGGGCACAATTCTGAGAGGTGATAGAATTATTTCTATAAATGGCACACGCCTGGATGGTAAAACCCACGGAGAGGCCGTATCCTGCCTCCATCAAGCTAAACTATCCATGCAAGCATCGGTAGTTATTTGCAGACACATGGTCAGTGAAAAGAATCCACTTGAAAAGCTTGATTCAACTGGCCAACCACAAATGAGGTTATCTGCCACCAAGATGTCTTTGCAGAAAAGTAcag GTCCAAATGGGGCTTTAAAAGTTGAGCTTCACAAGACAGGGGCTGGACTTGGGTTCAGTCTGGATGGGGGGAAATCCTCAAGTACTGGAGACAAGCCCCTTACTGTAAAACGCATTTTTAAAG GAGGCGCTGCTGATCTATCTGGGGTACTAGAAGTTGGTGATGAGGTCTTGTCAATAAATGGATTCTCACTGGAAGGTCTCATGCATCATGATGCCTGGAAAATCCTTAAAGAAACTAATGAAGGGCCCAATCACCTTGTCATTCGCAAACTTGGAGACCGGCTCTAA